Proteins from a genomic interval of uncultured Desulfuromusa sp.:
- a CDS encoding CTP synthase, which produces MKTKFLFVTGGVVSSLGKGLSAASIGALMEARGLKVSMQKMDPYINVDPGTMSPFQHGEVFVTDDGAETDLDLGHYERYTSAKLSRKSNFTTGQVYDSVIRQERRGDYLGGTVQVIPHITNEIKKKILNNANGVDIAIVEVGGTVGDIESLPFLEAIRQFRADRGRENVLYIHLTLVPYIATAGELKTKPTQHSVKDLREIGIQPDILLCRCDREIPRDMKEKIALFCNVPEDAVITARDVESIYEVPAAFYAQGLDERIVDYLNIWTKAPDLSVWERIVERVKHPASKTTIAIVGKYVGLTESYKSLSEALTHGGIANDCQVNLKYVDSETLERHGIQNSFDDVDGILVPGGFGERGSEGKIAAIQYARENSVPFFGICLGLQMAAVEFARHVCKIKDAHSSEFHEDAENLVIHIMEGQKKVKGKGGTMRLGAYPCDLEEGSLARRIYGKDHLLERHRHRFEFNNDYIEKLKAGGMIFSGVNPELNLVEIAELADHPWFLGCQFHPEFKSRPMEPHPLFESFVGACLKQHQEE; this is translated from the coding sequence ATGAAGACAAAGTTTCTCTTTGTAACTGGTGGAGTTGTTTCATCTCTTGGTAAGGGATTGTCAGCTGCGTCGATAGGGGCTCTAATGGAAGCCCGTGGCTTAAAAGTTTCTATGCAGAAAATGGATCCCTATATCAATGTTGATCCCGGCACCATGAGTCCTTTTCAGCATGGTGAGGTTTTTGTGACTGATGATGGGGCTGAAACCGACCTGGATCTGGGGCATTATGAACGCTACACTTCGGCGAAACTGTCACGAAAATCAAATTTTACCACGGGTCAGGTTTATGATTCCGTCATTCGTCAAGAGCGCCGTGGTGATTATCTTGGCGGCACAGTGCAGGTTATTCCTCATATCACCAATGAAATTAAAAAGAAAATTCTTAATAACGCCAACGGTGTCGATATTGCGATAGTTGAAGTTGGTGGAACTGTCGGAGATATTGAGTCTCTCCCTTTTCTTGAGGCCATTCGTCAATTCCGTGCCGATCGCGGCCGTGAGAATGTTCTTTATATTCACCTGACTCTGGTCCCTTATATTGCTACTGCCGGGGAATTGAAGACAAAGCCAACACAGCACAGCGTCAAAGATCTCCGTGAGATTGGGATTCAGCCGGACATCCTTTTATGTCGCTGCGATCGTGAAATTCCCAGAGATATGAAGGAAAAGATTGCACTGTTCTGCAATGTGCCGGAGGATGCCGTTATCACGGCTCGAGATGTTGAAAGCATCTATGAAGTTCCTGCCGCTTTTTATGCTCAGGGACTGGATGAGCGTATTGTCGATTATTTGAATATCTGGACCAAGGCTCCTGACCTGTCAGTTTGGGAACGGATCGTTGAACGGGTCAAGCATCCGGCGAGTAAAACAACCATTGCTATTGTCGGGAAGTACGTTGGGTTGACTGAGAGCTACAAATCTTTGTCCGAAGCTCTGACCCACGGCGGCATTGCAAATGATTGCCAGGTGAATTTGAAGTATGTGGATTCTGAAACACTGGAACGCCACGGTATTCAAAATTCTTTTGATGACGTCGATGGTATCCTTGTCCCTGGCGGTTTTGGAGAGCGGGGGAGTGAAGGGAAGATAGCCGCAATCCAATATGCCCGGGAAAATAGCGTCCCATTCTTCGGCATCTGTCTGGGCTTGCAAATGGCAGCGGTAGAGTTTGCCCGTCATGTTTGTAAGATCAAAGACGCCCATTCCTCTGAATTTCATGAGGATGCTGAAAATCTGGTTATCCATATCATGGAAGGGCAGAAAAAGGTTAAAGGAAAAGGGGGCACTATGAGGCTGGGTGCCTATCCTTGTGATCTGGAGGAAGGCTCTCTGGCGCGCAGAATTTATGGGAAAGATCATCTGCTTGAACGACATCGGCATCGGTTTGAATTCAACAACGACTACATCGAAAAATTGAAAGCCGGGGGAATGATTTTTTCCGGGGTGAATCCGGAATTGAATCTGGTTGAAATTGCAGAGCTGGCGGATCATCCCTGGTTCCTTGGCTGCCAATTCCATCCTGAATTTAAATCACGTCCGATGGAACCCCATCCACTGTTTGAATCTTTTGTCGGTGCATGCTTAAAGCAGCACCAGGAGGAATAA
- a CDS encoding hemolysin family protein has product MDTDHEQGSASWLKRLGRRLSYRPQANSEEELQELIDASEQQGIIDEEEGDMLQSILELDETIVREIMIPRTTMVCVDAEAPFSNVLKAILNSGHSRIPVYKNNIDNIIGLVYAKDLLRYWGRPIDTITLDEIMRPPYLVPESKKVSVLLKEFQKSCIHIAIVIDEYGGTSGLVTIEDLIEEIVGEIQDEYDREEEWLLEQPDGTLLVDGRLSIEEFEEYFDVEVAREKFDTVGGYVVEHHGRVPNVGERIKVGDFDMRVEQGDQRAIRQLQIFPLAVDHVQQDE; this is encoded by the coding sequence GTGGACACCGATCATGAGCAGGGATCAGCCAGCTGGTTAAAGCGTTTGGGACGCAGGTTGAGCTATCGGCCCCAGGCCAATAGTGAAGAAGAATTGCAGGAGTTGATAGATGCTTCTGAGCAGCAAGGGATTATAGATGAGGAGGAGGGGGACATGCTCCAGTCCATTCTGGAGCTGGATGAAACGATTGTTCGTGAGATTATGATTCCACGCACAACGATGGTGTGTGTTGACGCTGAAGCTCCTTTCAGTAACGTACTTAAGGCTATCCTGAATTCAGGTCATTCCCGGATTCCTGTTTATAAAAATAATATCGATAATATTATCGGCCTGGTTTACGCCAAGGACCTGCTCCGCTATTGGGGACGCCCTATTGATACGATCACCCTTGATGAAATTATGCGTCCGCCCTATCTGGTTCCTGAGTCAAAAAAGGTCAGTGTTCTGCTGAAGGAATTTCAGAAGTCCTGTATTCATATTGCCATCGTTATTGATGAATATGGTGGAACTTCCGGTCTGGTGACCATTGAAGATCTTATTGAGGAAATTGTTGGAGAGATTCAGGACGAATATGACCGGGAGGAAGAATGGCTGTTAGAACAGCCTGATGGTACTTTGCTGGTTGATGGTCGGCTGAGTATTGAAGAGTTCGAAGAGTATTTTGACGTGGAAGTGGCCCGGGAGAAATTTGATACAGTGGGTGGCTATGTCGTGGAGCATCATGGCAGGGTCCCTAACGTTGGTGAACGGATCAAGGTTGGGGACTTTGATATGCGGGTAGAGCAGGGTGATCAGCGTGCTATTCGGCAGCTGCAAATTTTCCCCCTTGCTGTGGATCATGTCCAGCAGGATGAGTAG
- the kdsA gene encoding 3-deoxy-8-phosphooctulonate synthase: protein MRQVKVGPVSFGGSKQLVLIAGPCAIEDEDLTLRIAEGLKQTTHDLGCELIFKASYDKANRTSVTSFRGLGVERGLRVLERVSREFELPIISDVHDVSQVAAAADVLDILQIPAFLSRQTDLLVAAGQTGKPINLKKGQFLAPWDIEHGVSKIASTGNENILLTERGVSFGYNNLVVDMRSLVIMREMGYPVIFDATHSVQLPGGAGGSSSGQRQYVGALSRAAAATGIDGLFWEVHEDPDRALCDGANSLPLGQVKMLLQQILEFDAVFKQAEPGRDC, encoded by the coding sequence ATGCGACAGGTTAAGGTTGGTCCCGTCTCCTTTGGTGGCTCTAAACAGTTGGTTTTGATCGCTGGGCCATGTGCTATTGAAGATGAAGATCTTACTTTGAGGATAGCTGAAGGACTGAAGCAAACGACCCATGATCTTGGATGTGAGTTAATCTTCAAAGCTTCTTACGACAAAGCAAACCGAACCTCAGTCACTTCTTTCCGTGGTCTTGGGGTAGAGCGGGGGCTAAGGGTTCTGGAGCGGGTCAGCAGAGAATTTGAATTGCCTATTATTTCTGATGTCCACGATGTCAGTCAGGTTGCAGCTGCAGCAGATGTTTTGGATATTCTCCAGATTCCGGCTTTTTTGAGTCGCCAGACTGACTTGTTGGTTGCTGCCGGGCAAACGGGGAAGCCGATCAACTTGAAAAAAGGGCAATTTCTGGCTCCATGGGATATCGAGCATGGTGTGAGTAAGATTGCTTCAACTGGAAATGAAAATATTTTATTGACAGAGCGTGGTGTTTCTTTTGGGTATAACAACCTCGTTGTTGATATGCGCTCTCTGGTGATCATGCGTGAGATGGGCTATCCTGTGATCTTTGATGCCACTCATTCTGTGCAATTGCCGGGCGGTGCCGGCGGTTCCTCCTCGGGGCAACGCCAGTATGTTGGTGCTTTGTCTCGTGCAGCAGCAGCAACCGGTATTGATGGCCTGTTCTGGGAAGTTCACGAAGATCCCGACCGAGCCTTGTGTGATGGTGCCAACTCCTTACCGCTGGGGCAGGTCAAAATGCTGCTGCAACAAATTTTGGAATTTGACGCTGTTTTTAAACAGGCTGAGCCGGGGAGAGATTGCTGA
- the lnt gene encoding apolipoprotein N-acyltransferase: protein MRFRKIDPTLIVAAVSGVLLAAAFPRPDYFFLAWVALVPLLLVMRRRPFATGFTAGIVFFATVLYWLNFVMITYGRLQPLFAFLAYLFLVVYLAVYFGMASWASCRLEAVFKLPYLITLPPLWVALEYLRGVLLTGFPWAIIGYSQQNFSPAIQSCDVTGVYGVSLMLIIVNCAVAGVIAAPKRRSAWLGVVITVCISISHFGYGVWRQSQPLEQRAEQLRVSLIQGNIDQMQKWDPDNRQASVDRYQHLSLLAREADPQLVIWPEAATPFFLQDQSNLAEHVRKLPQKLNAYLLVGSPAYEKLSPDTYQYFNSAYLFSPSGVELGRSDKQHLVPFGEYVPLGKFLGFIDKLVVGVGDFSSGQVRPLPLGEHSLGVLICYEAIFPQLARNYIRKGSDLLVNLTNDAWFGRSSAPYQLLAMTRFRAIENRIWIARAANTGVSALISPAGKVVLSGPIFEKVQLTGNVGLGAEETVYTRFGDLFAFVCMTISGVFLVALVLAGKYK, encoded by the coding sequence ATGCGCTTTAGAAAAATTGATCCGACTTTAATTGTTGCAGCTGTTTCAGGTGTGTTGCTTGCTGCAGCTTTTCCCCGGCCGGATTATTTCTTCCTTGCGTGGGTGGCATTGGTTCCCCTTTTGCTGGTGATGCGCCGTCGCCCTTTTGCCACTGGTTTTACCGCTGGAATTGTCTTTTTTGCCACAGTTCTTTATTGGCTCAATTTCGTCATGATAACCTATGGAAGGTTACAGCCTCTCTTCGCTTTTCTGGCGTACCTGTTTCTGGTTGTTTATCTTGCCGTTTACTTTGGGATGGCTTCCTGGGCTTCTTGTCGCCTTGAAGCCGTTTTCAAACTCCCCTATCTGATCACCTTACCTCCTCTCTGGGTTGCTCTTGAATACCTTCGAGGTGTGCTGCTTACAGGATTCCCCTGGGCGATTATCGGCTATTCTCAGCAGAATTTTTCTCCGGCAATCCAAAGCTGTGATGTGACCGGAGTCTACGGGGTCAGCCTGATGCTGATCATTGTGAACTGTGCTGTTGCCGGAGTGATAGCCGCTCCTAAAAGACGATCTGCTTGGTTGGGAGTCGTGATAACGGTATGTATTTCTATCAGTCATTTCGGTTATGGAGTTTGGAGACAATCACAGCCTCTGGAACAACGAGCTGAACAATTGCGGGTTTCTCTTATCCAGGGGAATATTGATCAGATGCAGAAATGGGACCCTGATAACAGGCAGGCCAGTGTTGACCGTTATCAGCATCTGTCGCTTCTGGCACGCGAAGCTGATCCTCAACTGGTGATCTGGCCGGAGGCAGCAACGCCATTTTTCTTGCAGGATCAATCGAATCTTGCGGAACACGTCAGGAAGTTGCCACAGAAATTAAACGCCTATCTGCTTGTTGGTAGTCCTGCCTACGAGAAGCTGTCACCAGACACCTATCAATATTTCAACAGTGCCTATCTTTTTTCCCCTTCGGGAGTGGAATTGGGGCGTTCGGATAAGCAACATCTGGTCCCCTTCGGTGAATATGTCCCTTTGGGAAAGTTTCTGGGGTTTATTGACAAGCTGGTTGTTGGAGTGGGTGATTTTTCGTCTGGACAGGTCCGGCCCCTGCCGCTTGGTGAGCATTCACTGGGAGTTCTGATTTGCTACGAAGCCATTTTCCCACAGCTGGCGCGCAATTATATTCGGAAAGGGAGCGACCTGTTGGTTAATCTCACCAATGATGCCTGGTTTGGGCGCTCTTCTGCCCCCTACCAGCTTTTGGCAATGACCCGATTCCGGGCTATTGAAAATCGCATCTGGATTGCCAGGGCTGCAAACACGGGGGTGTCTGCATTGATTTCCCCTGCAGGCAAGGTCGTTTTATCTGGACCTATTTTTGAAAAAGTTCAATTAACGGGTAACGTTGGTTTGGGTGCTGAAGAAACAGTTTATACGAGATTTGGAGATTTGTTTGCATTTGTTTGCATGACGATAAGTGGTGTTTTTCTGGTTGCGTTGGTGCTGGCAGGGAAATATAAATAG
- the ybeY gene encoding rRNA maturation RNase YbeY: MRIQIENRQRQHKILKRPLRKVAQKILSVSGCPEAELSILILDNAGIQEINHKYLQRDRPTNVISFAMQEGEGAGLSPLLLGDVVISAERAGADAAESDIPFEHELWFLLLHGILHLLGYDHERGTAAEAEQMEAKETEIFALLIQEFSA, from the coding sequence GTGCGAATCCAGATCGAAAACCGCCAAAGACAACACAAGATCCTGAAGCGGCCACTGCGGAAGGTAGCTCAGAAGATCTTAAGCGTCTCGGGATGTCCTGAGGCAGAGCTGTCGATCCTGATCCTCGACAATGCTGGTATTCAGGAAATTAATCACAAATATTTACAGCGTGATCGACCGACAAATGTCATTTCTTTTGCGATGCAGGAGGGTGAAGGGGCTGGCTTGTCACCACTGCTGCTCGGTGACGTCGTTATTTCAGCAGAGAGGGCCGGGGCCGATGCTGCTGAAAGCGATATCCCCTTTGAGCATGAACTCTGGTTCCTTCTGCTGCATGGCATTCTCCATCTGTTAGGCTACGATCATGAGCGGGGGACGGCTGCAGAGGCGGAGCAGATGGAAGCGAAGGAAACTGAAATTTTTGCTTTATTGATACAAGAATTTTCTGCATAG
- the kdsB gene encoding 3-deoxy-manno-octulosonate cytidylyltransferase: MKATAIIPARYGSTRFLGKPLALINGTPMIQHVCQRVAKAEMVDQVIVATDDVRIVAAVEGFGGQVMLTETDHPTGTDRLAEVAANLDSELIVNVQGDEPLIDPRMVDQAIAPLLKDGRILMGTLAGKIDRLEDFYSSDVVKVVKGQDGMALYFSRAPIPCPRDLNSGQLADELPRLGLLRHIGLYVYRRELLLDYPSWPKTPLESLENLEQLRALERGIRLYVAETEFSCHGVDTPADLERVSSLMSAEINN; encoded by the coding sequence GTGAAAGCTACAGCAATTATTCCTGCCCGATATGGGTCGACACGGTTTCTTGGAAAGCCACTGGCATTGATAAACGGTACTCCGATGATTCAGCATGTGTGTCAGCGGGTTGCCAAGGCGGAGATGGTTGACCAGGTTATCGTCGCAACGGATGATGTCCGTATTGTTGCTGCTGTTGAGGGTTTTGGTGGTCAGGTGATGTTGACTGAGACAGACCATCCAACTGGGACTGATCGTTTAGCAGAAGTCGCAGCAAACCTGGATTCAGAGTTGATTGTTAACGTTCAAGGGGACGAACCGCTTATAGATCCAAGAATGGTTGACCAGGCGATTGCGCCGCTGTTAAAAGACGGACGGATTTTAATGGGAACCCTTGCCGGTAAAATAGATCGACTTGAAGATTTTTATAGTTCTGATGTGGTTAAGGTGGTTAAAGGTCAGGATGGTATGGCTCTTTATTTTTCACGTGCGCCGATCCCCTGTCCACGTGACTTGAATTCCGGACAACTTGCTGATGAATTGCCGCGGTTAGGTTTACTGCGTCATATCGGCCTGTATGTGTATCGTCGGGAGCTGTTGCTGGATTATCCCTCCTGGCCAAAAACACCGCTTGAAAGTCTTGAGAACCTGGAGCAGTTGCGTGCTCTTGAGCGAGGAATTCGATTGTACGTGGCTGAGACTGAGTTCAGTTGCCATGGGGTTGATACCCCGGCAGACCTTGAACGTGTTTCTTCTCTTATGTCTGCAGAAATAAACAATTAA
- a CDS encoding HDIG domain-containing metalloprotein: MTKEEKDKSLHNRTSILSGGVQGLRNRQQPRLGGWLLVFVAALLTLIIVPKGGLIPDYYSPGDIATRNIKSPRDLLVEDTPLTQAKRDEAEKKAPFVYGLDSTAGEQAVARIRQGLGLLVQLQEDVETLKSEEFQLQLESNFGIPLDGDEILPLFNLALNHNIAALTGDLLTPIFQRPVVANFQAFEGDRARGILVVDTGGGEEVAPKILERVIGLNEALLQVKSELGLIPGITAPQEETLFKLVQQQLRPNLVFDQIKTKQGQVAAREQIAPVFFQVKKGEMVVREGERITTDQILKLQEIRRSGRDNRSLQMAAGLLICSLLLIYVGFYFTQSNISKFRPDSRDLLFLTTVFLFLFLMIKVSIFVVAGMENTFSYFESSVYFYAVPFALGAMLVRIVLNSETALLFAVCSSMLVGVLFGNSLLMALYVLVGSLVGSHGVRHCQQRTTLYRAGLWIGLSNMALLVGIHFLSGRSFELSLLWKLGFGFFGGLVNAVVVNGTVPLAEYLFKYTTDIKLLELANMNAPILRQLMIEAPGTYHHSILVGNLGEAAAEAINANPLLTRVSAYYHDIGKIKKPLYFIENSGGQRNKHDKLSPSMSALILTSHVKDGVDLAKEHKLGSELIEIIQQHHGTTLIKFFYDRAKSQADPGVQQIDERDYRYHGPKPQSREAALIMLADAVEAASRTLSDPTPARIQGMVQKLINNIFIDGQLNECDLTLKDLNLIAKSFNRILAGSFHQRVDYPEPVHIVREESDVEEKTPVKEKAKIKSANPDRKPPKTTQDPEAATAEGSSEDLKRLGMS, encoded by the coding sequence ATGACCAAAGAAGAAAAAGATAAATCGCTGCATAATCGCACCTCTATTTTGAGTGGTGGAGTGCAGGGACTTCGCAACAGGCAACAACCTCGGCTGGGGGGGTGGCTCCTTGTATTTGTTGCTGCTTTGTTGACTCTGATTATCGTCCCGAAAGGGGGGTTAATCCCTGATTATTACTCTCCGGGTGATATTGCCACGCGTAATATCAAATCCCCTCGTGATCTCCTGGTTGAAGACACTCCTTTGACCCAGGCAAAACGGGATGAAGCTGAAAAAAAGGCCCCTTTTGTTTATGGCCTGGACAGCACTGCAGGGGAGCAGGCCGTTGCCAGGATTCGCCAGGGGCTTGGCTTGTTGGTTCAGTTGCAGGAGGATGTGGAAACCTTAAAGTCGGAAGAGTTTCAATTACAGCTGGAATCAAACTTTGGGATTCCGCTTGACGGTGACGAAATCCTCCCATTATTCAACTTAGCTCTTAATCATAATATTGCTGCCTTAACCGGAGATCTGTTAACGCCGATTTTCCAACGTCCTGTCGTTGCTAATTTTCAGGCCTTTGAGGGAGACAGGGCGCGCGGTATTCTGGTTGTTGATACGGGGGGGGGCGAGGAAGTTGCCCCGAAAATACTGGAGCGTGTCATCGGGTTAAACGAAGCCTTGCTCCAGGTCAAAAGTGAGCTGGGGTTGATTCCCGGGATAACTGCGCCGCAAGAAGAGACTTTATTTAAATTGGTACAGCAACAATTGCGACCCAATCTGGTGTTTGATCAGATAAAGACAAAGCAGGGGCAGGTCGCAGCTCGTGAACAGATTGCACCTGTTTTCTTTCAGGTCAAAAAGGGGGAGATGGTTGTTCGGGAAGGGGAGCGGATTACGACCGACCAAATTCTCAAGTTACAAGAGATCAGAAGGTCTGGACGTGATAACCGCAGTTTGCAAATGGCTGCCGGTTTATTGATCTGTTCCCTGCTCTTGATTTATGTCGGTTTCTATTTTACTCAAAGCAATATCAGTAAATTTCGTCCTGATTCACGTGATCTATTGTTTTTGACGACCGTATTTCTGTTCCTGTTTCTGATGATAAAAGTCTCTATTTTTGTTGTGGCAGGAATGGAAAATACCTTTTCTTATTTCGAGTCCTCTGTCTATTTTTATGCGGTTCCCTTTGCTCTTGGAGCTATGCTGGTCAGGATTGTTCTCAATTCCGAAACCGCCCTTCTGTTTGCTGTCTGTAGCTCAATGTTGGTGGGGGTTTTGTTCGGCAACAGCCTGCTGATGGCTCTTTATGTTCTGGTCGGAAGTCTTGTCGGCTCGCACGGTGTTCGTCATTGTCAACAACGGACGACTCTTTATCGAGCCGGGTTGTGGATTGGTTTAAGCAATATGGCTTTGCTTGTAGGAATCCACTTTTTAAGCGGGCGCAGCTTTGAGTTATCTTTGCTTTGGAAGCTGGGCTTTGGATTCTTTGGCGGGTTGGTGAATGCTGTCGTTGTTAATGGAACGGTGCCACTGGCAGAATATCTTTTCAAATATACGACCGATATAAAATTGCTGGAATTGGCGAATATGAACGCGCCAATTTTGAGACAGCTGATGATCGAAGCTCCAGGCACATATCATCACTCCATTCTGGTCGGAAATCTTGGCGAAGCGGCGGCTGAAGCTATCAATGCTAACCCACTGCTTACCAGGGTTTCCGCTTATTATCATGATATTGGCAAGATCAAGAAACCCCTTTACTTTATCGAAAATTCCGGGGGGCAGAGAAACAAGCACGATAAATTATCGCCATCCATGAGTGCTCTGATCCTGACTTCCCATGTGAAAGATGGGGTTGATCTGGCCAAGGAACATAAACTGGGATCGGAGTTGATAGAGATTATTCAGCAACATCACGGGACAACCTTAATCAAGTTTTTTTATGACCGGGCGAAAAGTCAGGCTGATCCCGGAGTGCAGCAAATCGACGAGCGCGACTATCGCTATCACGGTCCGAAACCACAATCCCGGGAAGCGGCACTGATTATGTTGGCAGATGCTGTTGAAGCGGCGAGTCGAACCCTGTCTGATCCCACTCCTGCAAGAATTCAGGGAATGGTGCAGAAGTTGATTAATAATATTTTTATTGATGGTCAATTGAATGAATGTGACTTGACTCTGAAGGACTTGAATTTAATTGCTAAAAGTTTTAATCGTATTTTGGCGGGATCGTTTCATCAGCGTGTGGATTATCCTGAGCCGGTGCATATCGTTCGGGAAGAGAGTGATGTAGAAGAAAAAACTCCCGTTAAGGAAAAGGCGAAAATTAAAAGTGCGAATCCAGATCGAAAACCGCCAAAGACAACACAAGATCCTGAAGCGGCCACTGCGGAAGGTAGCTCAGAAGATCTTAAGCGTCTCGGGATGTCCTGA
- a CDS encoding KpsF/GutQ family sugar-phosphate isomerase, producing MIETAKQVLRIEADAILALQERIDGSFSKAVKMVLDCQGKVVVTGMGKSGLICQKIAATMASTGTPTFFLHPAEGIHGDLGMLSKGDVVIAASYSGETEEVCRILPVIKRMGLPLIAISGNPQSTLAIAGDAHLDISVAEEACPLGLAPTASTTATLAMGDALAVALLDERGFKAEDFALFHPGGALGKKLLLRVEDLMHVGDEIPLVQPNTLLREALFEITSKKLGVTGVVDDQGALAGVFTDGDLRRIMELGLESLQKPIHQVMSTSPKRILRRNLAAKALQVMEAHSITSLFVFADEEGMVPVGIVHLHDLLKSGVV from the coding sequence ATGATTGAAACTGCAAAGCAAGTTTTGCGGATTGAGGCAGATGCTATTCTGGCTCTGCAAGAACGGATTGATGGCTCTTTTTCGAAAGCAGTCAAAATGGTTCTCGACTGCCAGGGAAAAGTAGTGGTAACCGGGATGGGAAAGTCCGGGTTGATTTGTCAAAAAATTGCCGCAACCATGGCGTCCACTGGAACCCCGACATTTTTTCTCCATCCAGCTGAAGGCATCCATGGCGACCTCGGGATGTTATCAAAAGGGGATGTGGTAATTGCGGCCTCCTATTCTGGTGAAACTGAGGAGGTTTGCCGGATTCTTCCGGTGATCAAAAGAATGGGATTGCCGTTAATTGCAATCTCTGGAAACCCTCAAAGTACTTTGGCGATTGCCGGAGATGCACATCTTGATATCAGCGTGGCTGAAGAAGCTTGTCCTCTGGGATTAGCGCCGACAGCGAGCACGACAGCGACTCTTGCCATGGGGGATGCCCTGGCTGTTGCTTTGCTGGACGAACGTGGGTTTAAAGCTGAAGATTTTGCCCTTTTTCACCCCGGAGGAGCTCTCGGTAAAAAGCTACTTTTAAGGGTTGAAGATCTGATGCACGTTGGTGATGAAATTCCGTTGGTACAACCGAACACGCTGTTGCGTGAAGCCTTGTTTGAAATTACCAGTAAAAAATTGGGCGTCACTGGCGTTGTCGACGATCAGGGGGCTTTGGCCGGCGTTTTTACTGATGGTGATTTACGCAGGATAATGGAGCTGGGGCTGGAAAGTTTACAAAAACCGATCCATCAGGTGATGTCAACGTCGCCGAAACGTATTTTGCGTCGTAATCTCGCAGCAAAAGCATTGCAGGTCATGGAAGCACATTCGATTACTTCGCTATTTGTTTTTGCCGATGAAGAGGGAATGGTCCCGGTTGGTATTGTCCATCTTCACGATCTGCTTAAGTCCGGGGTCGTGTGA
- a CDS encoding PhoH family protein, whose protein sequence is MSSSKHFDVADVTLAAQLFGQQNKHLKLIEKKLGIRLGSQGTVIHLSGEAAQVHIGYRLLEELSLLMQKGMPLYPSDIDYAIRILSSDSTISLKDIFCDTVFVSARNKYISPKSLAQKSYIDNIRANHVVFGVGPAGTGKTYLAMAMGVAALTRKEVSRILLVRPAVEAGEKLGFLPGDLAEKVNPYLRPLYDALYDMLEHEKVQTLLDSGVVEVAPLAFMRGRTLNDAFVILDEAQNTTAEQMKMFLTRLGFGSQAVITGDVTQIDLPHDKQSGLLHAIAVLSRVSGIAFTHFSDVDVVRHPIVQAIVRAYQQADRKN, encoded by the coding sequence ATGAGCTCCAGTAAACATTTTGATGTTGCTGATGTAACTCTGGCCGCTCAATTGTTTGGTCAGCAGAATAAGCATCTAAAATTAATAGAGAAAAAACTGGGCATTCGCCTTGGTAGCCAGGGAACTGTCATTCACCTTTCTGGTGAAGCCGCACAGGTTCACATTGGTTACCGTCTCCTCGAAGAACTCTCTCTCCTGATGCAAAAAGGGATGCCGCTATATCCCAGTGATATTGATTATGCGATCAGAATTCTTTCTTCTGATTCGACGATATCTCTGAAAGATATTTTTTGTGATACGGTCTTTGTTTCAGCTCGTAATAAATATATCTCTCCCAAGAGCCTGGCGCAAAAAAGTTATATTGATAACATTCGCGCAAACCATGTTGTTTTCGGGGTTGGTCCTGCTGGAACGGGAAAGACTTATCTGGCAATGGCTATGGGGGTTGCGGCTTTAACGCGCAAAGAGGTCAGTCGAATCCTGCTGGTTCGCCCAGCTGTTGAGGCTGGTGAGAAATTGGGATTTCTTCCCGGGGATCTGGCCGAAAAGGTGAACCCATATCTGCGGCCGCTTTATGATGCCCTCTACGATATGCTTGAGCATGAGAAGGTTCAAACTTTACTTGATTCCGGCGTCGTGGAGGTCGCTCCATTGGCGTTTATGCGTGGACGAACTCTCAATGATGCTTTTGTTATCCTGGATGAGGCGCAAAACACGACCGCTGAACAGATGAAGATGTTTCTGACTCGTCTTGGTTTTGGTAGCCAGGCGGTCATTACCGGCGATGTGACTCAGATTGACTTGCCTCATGACAAGCAGTCAGGATTGTTGCATGCCATTGCGGTTCTGAGTCGTGTTTCCGGAATCGCATTTACTCACTTCAGTGATGTGGACGTGGTTCGTCATCCAATTGTTCAGGCGATTGTCAGGGCTTATCAACAGGCTGACAGGAAGAATTAA